The Micropterus dolomieu isolate WLL.071019.BEF.003 ecotype Adirondacks linkage group LG22, ASM2129224v1, whole genome shotgun sequence genome contains a region encoding:
- the LOC123961187 gene encoding ras-related protein Rab-8B-like: protein MAKTYDYLFKLLLIGDSGVGKTCLLFRFSEDSFNTTFISTIGIDFKIRTIELDGKRVKLQIWDTAGQERFRTITTAYYRGAMGIMLVYDICNEKSFENIKNWIRNIEEHASSDVEKMILGNKCDMTDRRQVSKDRGEKLAIDYGVKFLETSAKSSLMVEEAFYTMGRDILHNLSSKTTDNNAGGTGKPVKITEKKSKRIKFFKCSLL, encoded by the exons ATGGCGAAAACCTACGATTATCTCTTCAAGTTGTTGCTCATCGGAGACAGCGGAGTCGGTAAGACATGTCTGTTGTTCAGATTCAGCGAGGACTCCTTCAATACCACCTTCATATCCACAATAG GAATAGACTTCAAAATCAGAACAATAGAGCTGGACGGAAAGAGAGTCAAACTTCAAATTTG GGATACTGCAGGGCAAGAGAGGTTCCGGACCATCACTACAGCTTACTACAGGGGAGCAATG GGCATTATGTTGGTCTATGACATCTGCAATGAGAAGTcttttgaaaacataaaaaactggATTAGAAATATTGAAGAG CATGCCTCGTCTGATGTGGAGAAGATGATCCTGGGTAACAAATGTGATATGACTGACAGGAGACAGGTGTCTAAAGACAGAGGAGAAAAA CTGGCTATTGATTATGGAGTTAAGTTCTTGGAAACCAGTGCAAAGTCTAGCTTAATGGTAGAAGAG GCTTTTTATACCATGGGAAGAGACATATTACATAATCTGAGCTCAAAGACA ACAGACAATAATGCCGGAGGAACAGGCAAACCAGTGAAGATCACAGAGAAAAAGTCGAAGAGAATAAAATTCTTCAAGTGTTCGCTCCTCTAG
- the LOC123961184 gene encoding transient receptor potential cation channel subfamily M member 1, with product MDNKGPSSTFKRTSLKRSTSGSQKAQKAWIERNFLKRECIHIFPTKDPTRCACGQLTTQHVAIPPGANSVEETNQLVQIDTPKDKWSVIKHTRTYPTDAFGLIEFQGGGFINKAMYIRVTYDTKPDNLLHLMVKDWQLELPTLLISVHGGLQNFDLQPKLKQVFGKGLIKAAVTTGAWIFTGGVNTGVIRHVGDALKEHSSKSRGKVCAIGIAPWGILENKEDLIGKDVTRPYQTMANPLSKLAVLNNSHSHFILTDNGTCGKYGSEVKLRRLLEKHISLQKINTRLGQGVPLVCLIVEGGPNVISIALESLRDEPPIPVVVCDGSGRASDIISFAHKFSEDGGLVNDDVREQLLVTIQKTFNYSKSQSQQILLMVMECMKKRELITVFRMGSEGQQDIEMAILTALLKGTNASAADQLSLALAWNRVDIARNHIFVYGHNLPPASAIANTTTTVAATQEKQKSPACAPRNKTRGKKGKGKGKAKPEPPEETDPRKLEMNRWVNSLEQAMMDALVLDRVDFVKLLLENGVNIHHFLTIPRLEELYNTKLGPANTLNAVVRDIKKGNLPPDYQITLIDIGLVLECFMGGAYRSNYTRKAFRNLYNNLYGLKRPKALKLLGMEDDEPRTKGKKRAKKKKEEEVEIDVDDPEVCRFKFPFHELMLWAVLMKRQKMALFLWQRGEEAMAKALVACKLYKAMAHECSESELVDDISQDLENNSKEFGQLAYELLDQSYKHDEQVAMKLLTYELVNWSNSTCLKLAVAAKQRDFIAHTCSQMLLTDMWMGCLRIGKNPGLKVILGIIFPPLILLLDFRIGDDASYHVPGSKEEGKDKDDDTKSSKDPNADATSRKGDEEEGSTNVRKIPIGKRFFEFYDAPFTKFWFNTICYLCYLMLYNYIILVKMERWPSLQEWTVIAYILTLGSEKIRQILMSEPGKLKQKISVWLEEYWNITDLAAISTFLLGLMLRLQNEPYMGYGRVIYCIDIIFWYIRILDIFGVNKYLGPYVMMIGKMMIDMMYFVVIMLVVLMSFGVARQAILHPDEEPTWRLARNIFYMPYWMIYGEVFADSIDLYAMEINPPCGEHLYDEDGKKLPPCIPGAWLTPAIMACYLLVANILLVNLLIAVFNNTFFEVKSISNQVWKFQRYQLIMTFHDRPILPPPLIIFSHLYILFNRLFRRCARKKQEGELDEKDRGLKLRLNPEELKSLYEFEEQCVEEYFREKEDEQQSSSDERIKVTSERVENMSMRLEEVNERENTMKASLQTVDLRLAQLEEIHGRMAVALEKLAGVDRLELTRTYSRNSSVCDPSSLLRQGSINSADGYSLYRFHMDMEEFAAKPKDTDEIIKTGVERPRSLQKASSICTLNTREGGQTFEVGGLERSQPPSSGVDILISPCEQKPASAESSNETIANIKQGSTMLLNRLTDKDRLKPSSPPKRAKSLRYYPAEDQPTSPLTKRRAMSTIVISPPDEPEEGAEPTQKGLLPQRTSSSPKRTKSLRYLPTESQTSHVTRERAMSSIIYKPAEADDDVAQTADHRSVVEQAPKTPNQWPANLEYQVHPSTTGHMPKVSTVRMLAQQIQSSNAPAECEKEDDQTDHIPLESKGALPVTEPMGDQTKTKAKRNLSDTTEYLSVADEKYLPSHRSHSWNESERKAKCSMGSKESRASSSERDLVEACRLAEEGVGKKMAAKKRQDPQEKK from the exons ATGGACAACAAGGGCCCGAGTAGCACCTTTAAACGGACCTCCCTCAAACGCTCCACATCTGGCTCACAGAAG GCACAAAAAGCTTGGATTGAGAGGAACTTTCTAAAAAGAGAATGTATCCACATATTTCCCACCAAGGACCCCACCAG ATGTGCCTGTGGTCAGCTGACAACGCAGCACGTGGCCATCCCTCCTGGTGCCAACTCAGTAGAGGAAACGAACCAGCTGGTGCAGATTGACACTCCAAAGGATAAATGGAGTGTGATCAAGCACACCAGGACCTACCCAACAGATGCTTTTGGCCTAATCGAGTTCCAGGGAGGAGGATTCATCAACAAGGCCATG TATATTCGAGTCACCTATGACACCAAGCCTGACAACCTCCTGCACTTGATGGTGAAGGACTGGCAGTTGGAGCTGCCCACCCTGCTCATCTCCGTTCACGGAGGTCTCCAAAACTTCGACCTCCAGCCCAAACTCAAGCAAGTGTTTGGCAAAGGCCTGATCAAAGCCGCCGTCACCACCGGGGCTTGGATCTTCACGGGTGGAGTCAACACGG GAGTGATCCGTCATGTCGGAGATGCCTTGAAAGAGCATTCCTCCAAGTCACGAGGGAAGGTGTGCGCAATAGGAATTGCTCCATGGGGGATCTTGGAAAACAAAGAGGATCTTATCGGAAAAGAT GTAACCAGACCCTATCAGACGATGGCGAACCCGCTGAGCAAGCTGGCTGTGCTCAACAACAGCCACTCCCACTTCATCCTAACTGACAACGGCACCTGCGGGAAGTATGGCTCTGAGGTCAAACTCCGCCGGCTGCTGGAGAAGCACATCTCCCTGCAGAAGATCAACACGC GTTTGGGTCAGGGGGTTCCTCTAGTGTGTCTGATAGTGGAGGGAGGTCCTAACGTGATCTCCATTGCACTGGAGAGTCTGAGAGACGAGCCTCCCATCCCCGTGGTGGTTTGTGACGGCAGCGGCCGAGCTTCTGACATAATTTCCTTTGCACACAAGTTCTCAGAGGACGGAGG CCTGGTTAATGATGATGTCAGAGAGCAGCTTTTGGTGACTATTCAGAAGACTTTCAATTACAGCAAAAGCCAATCGCAGCAGATCCTGCTCATGGTTATGGAGTGCATGAAGAAAAGGGAATTG ATCACAGTTTTTCGGATGGGTTCTGAGGGACAACAAGACATTGAAATGGCCATTCTTACTGCCTTGCTAAAAG GCACAAATGCTTCAGCAGCTGACCAGCTCAGCTTGGCTCTGGCCTGGAACAGAGTGGATATTGCTCGCAATCACATCTTTGTTTACGGACACAACTTACCA CCTGCCAGTGCCATCGCCAACACTACAACCACTGTAGCTGCAACCCAGGAGAAGCAAAAGAGTCCTGCCTGCGCTCCTCGCAACAAAACCCGAGGAAAGAAGGGGAAGGGGAAAGGAAAGGCAAAGCCTGAACCTCCGGAGGAAACAGACCCTAGGAAGTTGGAGATGAATCGTTGG GTGAACTCTCTGGAGCAGGCTATGATGGATGCTCTGGTGCTGGACAGAGTGGACTTTGTCAAACTGCTCCTTGAGAATGGTGTCAATATTCACCACTTCCTCACCATTCCCAGACTGGAGGAGTTATACAACACG AAACTTGGCCCTGCAAACACACTGAATGCTGTGGTTAGAGACATCAAAAAG GGAAACCTTCCTCCGGATTATCAGATCACTTTGATTGATATTGGTCTGGTGCTGGAGTGCTTCATGGGTGGAGCTTACAGAAGCAATTACACCAGGAAGGCTTTCCGCAACCTCTACAACAATTTGTATGGACTTAAAAGG CCAAAGGCACTGAAGCTTCTAGGAATGGAG GATGATGAACCTAGGACGAAAGGCAAGAAAAgggcaaaaaagaagaaagaggaagaggtggaaaTTGATGTGGATGACCCTGAGGTCTGTCGATTCAAGTTCCCCTTCCACGAGCTGATGCTGTGGGCAGTGCTGATGAAGCGACAGAAGATGGCGCTGTTTCTGTGGCAGCGAGGAGAAGAAGCGATGGCTAAAGCCCTGGTGGCCTGTAAACTGTATAAAGCCATGGCCCATGAGTGCTCTGAGAGTGAACTGGTGGATGACATCTCCCAAGACCTGGAGAACAATTCCAA AGAATTTGGCCAGCTGGCCTATGAGCTGTTGGACCAGTCCTACAAGCATGATGAACAGGTGGCCATGAAACTCTTAACATATGAGCTGGTTAACTGGAGTAACTCCACCTGTCTGAAGCTGGCTGTGGCTGCTAAGCAACGTGACTTTATTGCCCACACCTGCAGCCAGATGTTGCTCACTGACATGTGGATGGGCTGCCTACGTATCGGCAAAAATCCCGGCCTCAAG GTTATTCTGGGGATCATCTTTCCTCCTCTGATTCTACTGCTTGATTTCCGTATTGGAGATGATGCATCCTATCATGTACCTGGAAGcaaagaagagggaaaagatAAGGATGACGACACAAAATCCAGCAAG GACCCTAATGCTGATGCAACTTCCCGAAAGGGGGATGAAGAGGAAGGTAGCACTAATGTCCGCAAAATCCCAATTGGCAAAAGGTTCTTTGAGTTTTATGATGCGCCCTTCACCAAATTCTGGTTCAACACA ATTTGCTATCTGTGCTATTTGATGCTGTACAACTACATAATCCTGGTGAAAATGGAGCGATGGCCCTCTCTGCAAGAGTGGACTGTCATTGCATACATCCTCACACTTGGCTCTGAAAAAATCAGACAG ATTCTGATGTCAGAGCCGGGGAAGCTGAAACAGAAGATAAGTGTGTGGCTGGAGGAGTACTGGAACATCACAGACCTGGCTGCCATTTCTACCTTCCTTCTTGGGCTAATGCTGCGGCTGCAGAATGAACCTTATATGGGCTATGGCAGAGTCATCTACTGTATTGACATCATCTTCTGGTACATTCGCATATTGGACATCTTTGGAGTCAACAAGTATCTGGGGCCCTATGTGATGATGATAGGGAAGATG ATGATAGATATGATGTACTTTGTGGTGATCATGCTGGTGGTGCTTATGAGCTTTGGGGTGGCTCGGCAAGCCATCCTTCACCCTGATGAGGAGCCAACATGGCGCCTGGCCAGAAACATTTTCTACATGCCCTATTGGATGATCTATGGAGAGGTTTTTGCGGACTCGATAGACC TCTATGCAATGGAAATCAACC CTCCATGTGGTGAACATTTATATGACGAGGATGGGAAGAAACTGCCTCCATGTATCCCTGGTGCCTGGCTTACACCTGCTATCATGGCCTGTTACCTACTCGTGGCAAACATTCTTCTGGTCAACTTGCTCATTGCAGTGTTCAA CAACACTTTCTTTGAGGTCAAGTCCATTTCCAACCAGGTGTGGAAGTTCCAGAGATACCAGCTGATCATGACGTTCCATGACCGTCCCATCCTGCCACCACCTCTAATCATTTTCAGCCACCTCTACATCCTCTTCAACAGGCTGTTCCGGCGATGTGCCAGGAAGAAACAAGAGGGAGAGCTGGATGAGAAGGATCGCGGACTCA AGCTTAGGCTGAATCCAGAGGAGCTGAAAAGTCTCTACGAGTTTGAAGAACAGTGTGTGGAGGAATATTTCCGTGAGAAGGAGGACGAGCAGCAGTCCTCCAGTGATGAACGCATCAAGGTTACCTCAGAAAG AGTTGAGAATATGTCCATGCGTCTGGAGGAGGTAAATGAGAGGGAGAACACTATGAAGGCCTCCCTGCAGACGGTGGATCTGCGCCTGGCCCAACTGGAGGAGATCCACGGAAGAATGGCAGTCGCCCTGGAAAAGCTTGCAGGGGTGGATAGACTGGAGCTGACTAGAACCTATTCACGAAACTCCTCTGTGTGTGACCCCTCCTCCCTACTTCGCCAGGGCAGTATTAACAGTGCTGATGGTTACAGTCTTTACCGCTTCCACATGGACATGGAGGAGTTTGCAGCGAAGCCGAAGGATACTGATGAGATAATTAAAACTGGTGTAGAAAGACCAAGGAGTCTGCAGAAAGCCTCCAGTATTTGTACTCTCAACACAAGGGAAGGAGGTCAGACCTTTGAGGTTGGTGGTTTGGAGAGATCGCAACCACCAAGTTCAGGCGTGGACATTCTTATATCTCCATGTGAACAAAAGCCTGCTTCTGCTGAATCAAGTAATGAGACCATAGCTAACATAAAACAAGGCAGCACAATGCTGCTAAATAGACTAACAGATAAGGATAGACTAAAGCCTTCTTCCCCTCCAAAAAGGGCCAAATCCTTGAGATACTATCCAGCCGAAGACCAACCCACCTCTCCTTTGACAAAGAGAAGGGCCATGAGCACCATCGTTATCAGCCCGCCTGATGAACCAGAGGAAGGAGCTGAACCCACACAGAAGGGCCTGCTGCCACAAAGAACATCCTCTTCCCCAAAGAGGACTAAATCTTTGCGATATCTTCCTACTGAAAGCCAGACTTCCCATGTCACAAGGGAGAGAGCTATGAGCAGCATCATCTACAAACCTGCCGAGGCAGATGATGACGTGGCGCAAACTGCAGACCACAGATCAGTGGTGGAGCAGGCTCCTAAAACACCAAATCAGTGGCCAGCAAACTTGGAGTACCAGGTGCACCCCAGCACTACTGGCCACATGCCTAAAGTGTCAACAGTCAGAATGCTTGCCCAGCAGATTCAAAGTAGCAATGCACCTGCAGAATGTGAAAAGGAGGACGATCAGACCGACCATATTCCTTTAGAAAGTAAGGGAGCTCTTCCAGTAACAGAGCCAATGGGAGACCAAACAAAGACGAAGGCCAAGAGAAACCTCTCTGACACTACTGAGTATCTGAGTGTAGCTGATGAAAAGTATTTGCCGTCCCACAGGTCACACAGTTGGAATGAAAGCGAAAGGAAAGCAAAGTGCTCGATGGGTAGCAAGGAGTCGAGAGCCTCTAGCAGTGAGAGAGACCTTGTTGAAGCCTGCAGGTTGGCAGAGGAGGGTGTGGGAAAGAAGATGGCGGCTAAGAAGAGACAAGATCCACAGGAAAAGAAATAA
- the rps27l gene encoding 40S ribosomal protein S27-like, with translation MPLARDLLHPSIEHERRQHKKKRLVQSPNSYFMDVKCPGCYKITTVFSHAQTVVLCVGCSTVLCQSKGGKARLTEGCSFRRKQH, from the exons ATGCCT TTGGCCAGAGACCTCCTCCACCCTTCTATTGAGCACGAGAGAAGacaacataaaaagaaaagacttgTCCAGAGTCCTAACTCTTACTTTATGGACGTCAAGTGCCCAG GCTGCTACAAGATCACCACCGTGTTTAGCCATGCACAGACAGTGGTGCTCTGCGTGGGATGCTCAACTGTGTTGTGCCAGTCAAAGGGAGGAAAAGCCAGACTGACAGAGG GTTGCTCTTTCAGGAGGAAGCAACATTAA
- the trpm1b gene encoding transient receptor potential cation channel subfamily M member 1b, with product MVKDWQLELPTLLISVHGGLQNFDLQPKLKQVFGKGLIKAAVTTGAWIFTGGVNTGVIRHVGDALKEHSSKSRGKVCAIGIAPWGILENKEDLIGKDVTRPYQTMANPLSKLAVLNNSHSHFILTDNGTCGKYGSEVKLRRLLEKHISLQKINTRLGQGVPLVCLIVEGGPNVISIALESLRDEPPIPVVVCDGSGRASDIISFAHKFSEDGGLVNDDVREQLLVTIQKTFNYSKSQSQQILLMVMECMKKRELVSKRIN from the exons ATGGTGAAGGACTGGCAGTTGGAGCTGCCCACCCTGCTCATCTCCGTTCACGGAGGTCTCCAAAACTTCGACCTCCAGCCCAAACTCAAGCAAGTGTTTGGCAAAGGCCTGATCAAAGCCGCCGTCACCACCGGGGCTTGGATCTTCACGGGTGGAGTCAACACGG GAGTGATCCGTCATGTCGGAGATGCCTTGAAAGAGCATTCCTCCAAGTCACGAGGGAAGGTGTGCGCAATAGGAATTGCTCCATGGGGGATCTTGGAAAACAAAGAGGATCTTATCGGAAAAGAT GTAACCAGACCCTATCAGACGATGGCGAACCCGCTGAGCAAGCTGGCTGTGCTCAACAACAGCCACTCCCACTTCATCCTAACTGACAACGGCACCTGCGGGAAGTATGGCTCTGAGGTCAAACTCCGCCGGCTGCTGGAGAAGCACATCTCCCTGCAGAAGATCAACACGC GTTTGGGTCAGGGGGTTCCTCTAGTGTGTCTGATAGTGGAGGGAGGTCCTAACGTGATCTCCATTGCACTGGAGAGTCTGAGAGACGAGCCTCCCATCCCCGTGGTGGTTTGTGACGGCAGCGGCCGAGCTTCTGACATAATTTCCTTTGCACACAAGTTCTCAGAGGACGGAGG CCTGGTTAATGATGATGTCAGAGAGCAGCTTTTGGTGACTATTCAGAAGACTTTCAATTACAGCAAAAGCCAATCGCAGCAGATCCTGCTCATGGTTATGGAGTGCATGAAGAAAAGGGAATTGGTGAGTAAAAGAATAAACTGA